GTACACGCGCCTGGGTGACAAGGCGTACCACGTCTCTGTCTGGGACCTGGCGCCCGCCACCGCGAAGCCTGGGGACGCGAACGCCCCCGTGCTCCGCGCGGATCCCGCCGTCAACGCGCAGCAGTTCGATCTGGAAGGCGTGGCCCTCTCGCGGGAGGGCTCGCGCGTGGCCACGGTGAGCCGCAGCGGCGCGGTGCAGCTCTTCGACGCGGTGACGGGCGCGGCGCTGGCGGAGCTCGCCACGGAGGAGCCCCTGGTGTCGGTGGCCTTCCATCCGGATGGCCGGTGGATGGCGGTGGGCAGCGCGCAGGGGCTGGTGTCGGTGCTGTCGGTGCCGGACCTGGCGTTCAGCGCGGAGGCGAGGCTGCACTCGGGACCGGTGAGCGCGCTGGCGTTCGCGGAGGACGGGACGCTGTATTCGGGTGGCTGGGACGGCCACGTGCGCGCGTCGGACCTGCCGGTGCAGTCGCTGCGGCCGGACGCGGCGCGCACGCACTTCGAGCGGCGCGGCGGATTCGCGGCGCTGCAGGGCCGTGTGGACGGCGGTCCGCCGGTGGTGCTGGCGCTGGACTCGCGCTCGCCGGTGGTGGTGCTCACCACGGCGGCGGCGACGGCGGTGGGCATCGACGTGGCGTTCCTGAAGGACACCGTCACCGTGCCGGGCGCGCTGGGCAACACCGTGGCGCGGCTGGCGCGCGGCCGCACGCTGCGCTTCAAGGCGCTGACGTTGCCGGGCGTGGACGTGGCGGTGTGCGACGCGTGCGTGCCCCAGGGGAACCAGGGCGTGCTGGGCGCGCCCTTCAGCGAGCGCGTGGACGTGGTCTTCGACGAGACGACGGCGGAGGCGGTGCTCACGCTCAAGGGCGGCGCGCCGGAAGGCACGACGGGGATGATGGCGCGCGCGCTCGCGCCGCGTTCGGACTTCACCTTCCCCGCGCACGTCAACGACGTCACCGTGGACGCGGCGGGGCGGCGGCTGGGCGTGGCCTTCAGCGCGGAGAAGGCGGAGCGCAACCGCCAGGTGTACGAGCGCGAGCGCAAGGGCGTGGAGGAGCCCCGGGGCCCGTGGAACGCGGGCGCGCTGGTGGACGCGGCCTCTGGTCAGGTGCTGCGCAAGTGGGAGGCGCACCACGGCGTGGTGTCCTCCGCGGCCATCTCGCCGGACGGGCGGTCGCTGGCGTCGGGGGGCTGGGACAAGCGCGTGTACCTGTTCACCGACGGCGAGCCGGGGCCCAAGGGCGAGCTGGAGTTCGGCTGGTCCGTGCGGCGCGTGCGCTTCTCCCCGGATGGACGCATGGTGGGCGTGGCCGCGTGGACGCCGCAGAAGGCCACCGGCAATCAGGAGAGCGACCCCGCGGCGGTGCTGGCCCCGGTGCGCTACACGACGCCCCAGGTGCGGACCTACGCCGCCGCGGCGGCTCAGTAGTTGAGGAACACGGCGCTCTGCGGGACGCCGCGCTGGCGCAGCTGGGCCATCACGTCCTGCACCATGTCCGAGGGGCCGCACACGAAGGCGACGGCGTGCTCCAGCGGCTCCTCGCCCAGGTGGGCCTGCACGTAGCCGGTGAGGCCCTGCCAGCCGCTGGCGCCGGGCTGGCTCACGGTGCACACCACGCGCACGCCGCCGGCCTGCCACTGCTCCAGCTCGTGCGCGTACGCGAAGCTCCGGGGCGTGCGCGCGCCGAAGTACAGCGTCACCCGGCCGTACGCGTGCCGCTCCTGCCGCACGCTGGCGATGACGGGGCGGATGGCGGAGATGCCGGAGCCGCTGGCGAACAGCAGCAGGTCATGGCCGCGCGCCTTCTCCATGGGGAAGCCGGGGCCCTCCGGCCGCGACACCTCCACGCGCGCGCCCACGGGCAGGTGCAGCAGCGCGGCCGGCAGGGGGCCCTCGTCCTTGAGGAGGAACTCCCACCGCGTGCCGGAGGGAGCGGGCGGCGAGGCGATGGCGAACATGCCCGCTGCCTGGCCAGGGAGGCGCAGGTGCACGTACTGGCCGGGGTGGGCGTGGGCGCCCACGAGGGCGGTCCCGGCGATGTCGAGCACCCAGTCGGTGAGGCCATCCGCCGAGGGGGTGCGGGCGGTGACCGTGGCGGTATGCCAGTCGCTCATGAGGACTCTCTAACCCGGCCTCCAGACACGCGCCCGCCCTGCTAGAGTCGGCCGCGTGAAGACCGTTTTCTGGCTGTTCATGTTCCTCGTGGGGTTGGCCGGCGTGGTGATTCCCATCACGTATCTCTACACGGCCAGCAAGCTGCCGCGCCTGGAGAGCGAGTTCGACGTCGAGAGTCAGCTGCGCCACCGCATCGAAGGCGACCGGATGAGTGTGCTGGCCGGTCGCATGGACGGTGGGAAGGACCGCGCGTCGGTGCCCTTCACGCGGCCGGACTTCTCGCGGATGCCCAAGGACCTGGTGGCGCTCTACATCCGGCAGATGGATTGCCCCACCTACTTCCAGACACCGCGCGAGGACGGGCGCGCGTGGGCGTGGCGCCTGTTCTCTGGCGTGACGCTGGGCAAGGTGCCCCCGGGGGACGGCGCGTGCGAGCGGCGCCTGGCCATGCGCATCGCGCGGGAGATGGGCATCGAGGGGGACCTGCAGCTGTCCGTGGCGGCCCACCGGCTCCACGCCTTCTTCCAGAAGGACCAGCTCATCGCCTACGAGCTGTCCATCCTGCGCTTCGAGCGGGGCGTCATCGGCGTGGAGGACGCGGCGCGCAAGCTCTTCGGCCGCGAGCTGGGCGACCTGCAGCTGTCGGAGCTGGCGGAGCTCCAGCTCGCGCTGCCGCCGTATGGCTATTACGGCGACATCAAGGCCTGCAAGAACGCGAGCCTCATCCGGCAGAACCGGGACATGCTGCTGCAGGACCTGGCGGGCTACTCGCTGGTGAGCGAGGAGCGCGCGCGCAACGCCATCGCGCAGCCGGTGGCGTGCCTGTCGGTGAAGTAGCGCTCCGGGGCGCGGCTACTTGAGATAGCGCTGCTTCCAGTCGCGGAGGTCCAGGGAGATCTCCGCGCGCGCCTGCGCGTCGTCCGCGTTCTCCAGGCGCTTGAGCTGCTTGTCCAGGTAGTTGAGCGCGGCCTGCTGGGTCAGCCCCTTGTGGACCTTGTTGTCGGTGTACAGCGGGCTGTTCTCGATCTGCCTCACGGTGTCGAGGATCTGCTGCTTCACGGCCGACTCGCTCGTCGACTCCGGGCGCTTGTTCGGAACGGGCGCGGAGCCTTCGCGAAGGGTCCTCGGACCCACGGCCTTGATGATGGGCGGCCCGGCCTTCACCGGCGGAGGGGCCTCGATGGCGGGCACGGGCGGCGGCGCCTCCGGCTCCAGCGCGGCGAGGGGCTCGGGCGGGGGCGGAGCGGGCTCCACCTCCACTGCCTTCGGTGCGGGCGGCGGCTCCGTTTTCACCGCGACGGCCACGGGCTGAACCGCTTCACCGCCGCCGCGCGTGGCGATGACGACGCCCACGGCCGTGAGCAGCACGGCGGCGCCAATGACGACGGGCGCCAGGCGCCGCACCGGCCGGTCTTCTTCCTGGGGCACCACCAGGTCATGCGGAACCGGCGCGGGCACCTGCGTGGTGGGCCGGCGCGCCTCCGCGTCGCTGACGACGATGGGCGGCTTCGGCGGCGCGGGCGGCTCCTCGGTGGGCGCGGGCGCGGTGGGGTTGGTGCGCGTGGCCCGGAGGGTGCGGCGCAGCTTCGCTAGGTGCTGACGCAGGGCATCCGCGGAGTTGGGGCGCGTCTCCGGGTCCTTGGTGAGCATCTGCAGGATGAAGGCGTCGACGGCGGGCGGCAGGTCGGGGACGAACTCCGACGGCCGGGGCGGGCGGGCCTCCACGTGCTTCATCAGCAGGTCCACGGGGGAGCTGCCGATGAATGGCAGCCGGCCGGTGACGATTTCGAAGGTGACGACGCCCATGGCGTACAGGTCCGTCATGGGGCCCACGGACTGGCCGCGGGCCTGCTCGGGCGCCATGTACTCCGGGGTGCCGACGACCATGTCGGTGCGCGTCTGCGCGGTGCGGCCGGTGGGGCCTTCGCCGCGCTTGGCGAGCCCGAAGTCCAGCAGCTTCACGTAGCGCGAGCCGTCCGGCTGGCGCACCAGGAA
This Corallococcus silvisoli DNA region includes the following protein-coding sequences:
- a CDS encoding WD40 repeat domain-containing protein, whose amino-acid sequence is MSPRAGAFVLAGVLGLAGCAHAPSSLSPWTLSQLESIAGSYLEGPVEGFDGTPTVLNRKDFIWALDFAPGGDRVAYTRLGDKAYHVSVWDLAPATAKPGDANAPVLRADPAVNAQQFDLEGVALSREGSRVATVSRSGAVQLFDAVTGAALAELATEEPLVSVAFHPDGRWMAVGSAQGLVSVLSVPDLAFSAEARLHSGPVSALAFAEDGTLYSGGWDGHVRASDLPVQSLRPDAARTHFERRGGFAALQGRVDGGPPVVLALDSRSPVVVLTTAAATAVGIDVAFLKDTVTVPGALGNTVARLARGRTLRFKALTLPGVDVAVCDACVPQGNQGVLGAPFSERVDVVFDETTAEAVLTLKGGAPEGTTGMMARALAPRSDFTFPAHVNDVTVDAAGRRLGVAFSAEKAERNRQVYERERKGVEEPRGPWNAGALVDAASGQVLRKWEAHHGVVSSAAISPDGRSLASGGWDKRVYLFTDGEPGPKGELEFGWSVRRVRFSPDGRMVGVAAWTPQKATGNQESDPAAVLAPVRYTTPQVRTYAAAAAQ
- a CDS encoding serine/threonine-protein kinase, with amino-acid sequence MSSELICETCGLTVPSETAVCPRDGTVVLSSFHPTPPEPKVIVEHPGTEATAITDPLIGLKLGEYELRSRIGVGGMGLVYDGIQPLIGKRVAVKVLRPELAHSSEQVARLLAEARAVNAIRHRGIIDIFGFGQLPDGRQYIVMEYLDGQPLDAILAEKGRLPVPEALSLLDEVLAALGAAHGAGVVHRDLKPSNIFLVRQPDGSRYVKLLDFGLAKRGEGPTGRTAQTRTDMVVGTPEYMAPEQARGQSVGPMTDLYAMGVVTFEIVTGRLPFIGSSPVDLLMKHVEARPPRPSEFVPDLPPAVDAFILQMLTKDPETRPNSADALRQHLAKLRRTLRATRTNPTAPAPTEEPPAPPKPPIVVSDAEARRPTTQVPAPVPHDLVVPQEEDRPVRRLAPVVIGAAVLLTAVGVVIATRGGGEAVQPVAVAVKTEPPPAPKAVEVEPAPPPPEPLAALEPEAPPPVPAIEAPPPVKAGPPIIKAVGPRTLREGSAPVPNKRPESTSESAVKQQILDTVRQIENSPLYTDNKVHKGLTQQAALNYLDKQLKRLENADDAQARAEISLDLRDWKQRYLK
- a CDS encoding transglycosylase domain-containing protein, with translation MKTVFWLFMFLVGLAGVVIPITYLYTASKLPRLESEFDVESQLRHRIEGDRMSVLAGRMDGGKDRASVPFTRPDFSRMPKDLVALYIRQMDCPTYFQTPREDGRAWAWRLFSGVTLGKVPPGDGACERRLAMRIAREMGIEGDLQLSVAAHRLHAFFQKDQLIAYELSILRFERGVIGVEDAARKLFGRELGDLQLSELAELQLALPPYGYYGDIKACKNASLIRQNRDMLLQDLAGYSLVSEERARNAIAQPVACLSVK
- a CDS encoding ferredoxin reductase domain-containing protein, which gives rise to MSDWHTATVTARTPSADGLTDWVLDIAGTALVGAHAHPGQYVHLRLPGQAAGMFAIASPPAPSGTRWEFLLKDEGPLPAALLHLPVGARVEVSRPEGPGFPMEKARGHDLLLFASGSGISAIRPVIASVRQERHAYGRVTLYFGARTPRSFAYAHELEQWQAGGVRVVCTVSQPGASGWQGLTGYVQAHLGEEPLEHAVAFVCGPSDMVQDVMAQLRQRGVPQSAVFLNY